DNA sequence from the Parambassis ranga chromosome 1, fParRan2.1, whole genome shotgun sequence genome:
TCTCTACTCAACATCCtctcaagacacacacacaaatacaatctGTACAATCTACCAGCTACAGAGTTTCAGATGAGACACTTCCTAAGGTGCTTGAAGGGGGATTGCACATTGTACCTTTGTAAATGTGTATGACTGTAAACCATgaaaaggcaaggcaaggcaaagcTAAGGAGAGTCAggcaatgcaaaaaaaagattCACATTTATAAAAGCAGCTTTAAAGAAAAGACTAGACACACTAAATCCTCCAAACCAAAAGCCGACACAGCATTTTATCTAAAGGTGCTTCAGATGTGAAAGATCATGACACCTCGCAGCAAACAGTTGTTCAGGAAATTGtgtaatttctttctttctgtgatgAGAGCAGAGCATTTCCAGCAGACGTCTATGTTTCTCTAACCATGactttacttaaaaaaaaacagggctaACGCCTTCACCGGAAATTTTAACAATGATGATACATTTCCTGCATTTTCCCTACTGATGATATATTGCACATTACATGTTAAGAATGGGAAGAAAAGTAGACTGACTGCCATAAAAGTCCTGACTTTCAGTCATAATGAAAGTGGAATTACTTTGCAGTAATATTTTGCTACTTCTTCATCTAGCTCGATTTGGCACAAAGTCCTTCTGCAAAACACCTAATACGTGCATATCACACTTATGCAGTATACTGCTGAGCACAGTTTTTAGCATCCACCTGTATCCCCCACACACCCTACAAATATCTGCATAGTGGCACATAACCTTGGCTATCTGTTTGATCAGCTAGGACAGTTTTGGCTAAAAAGGTGCAGTTACTTTTAGGCACCAAGGAGCTGCTCAGTTGGTTTCGTAAGTGGAGAGCAGGGCTGCATCTACCGGCTCCATGCAGGAGGGGCAGGTGAAGGAGCGCATCAGCCAGGGATCAATGCAGTCCACGTGGTAGATGTGAAGGCAGGGCAAGAACCGGATGGGATCACCATACTCAAAATCCATCATGCAGATCACACATCTGGAGGAGTCAAAGACAGATTTCCTTTCGGTAATGGACCTGTAAACGTAAAGCCAACAGGAACAATAAAAGTGTTTAAAACTCACTCTTTAACTTTCATATCAGACGGGTCAGAGCCTGGGTCGAAGATGCCTCTGGGGAGGTGCTGGATGAGCCCAATGCGCTGTGCGATGCggatctgctcctcctctgtcagctggCTGGCCAGACGACTCTCACCTGGGTTGGGATGGTACACAGGCACTGACTGGGTGCGGCCCTGTAAAAGAAGGAACACAGAACAACTTGTGTAATCCATGTAGCGAGTCTTTCTGAAAAGCAGAATACATACAGACCAAAAGTTGGATAacttaataaacacatttatttaagcAAGAAAttcaaaaaatgcaaaaatgcgCCTTTGTTATAAATGAATATTCAACAAACGAGTCACCATGACCCCTTTCACAGATTAAATTGTTGACCCAGACCTGCCCACGCTCCTTTTGCAGAAGAGCCTGAACACTAATAATGTGTCAGATTGATAATATGCTAAAGGCAGCGATGGAATCTGCTGCGATTGTAATGTAATGACTGTGCTTTCACTATCATCCATCTCCTAACCATGTTAGCCATCATACTTTGTGATCAAAGCGAACTGCTGAATCCCCGAGCTGTGTTTAACTTGAAACCCGGGGCTTCTCACCTCGTAGGGCGGTGGGGGCTCTCCGGGCAGACTGCCCCCCTCAGACTCGTTCAGCAGTGACAGGTCATCCGCACCTTGTGAAAACAGACAGTTCCCCATTGAACTGAGACCACCATGAGAAAGTCCGCTTCCTTCTGATAGGTGATACACAGTGGAGAATCAAGAAACAAGCAACAAACAACTGGAGCTAATTAGCTACGACTTCACGTTAGCTTAGCTCCGCTGTTAGCTAACAGTTTGTTGTCACTCCGCGGGGAACTTAAAGAAGAAGGGATGTCGCTCACTTACACGGATTAAAGGCCCAACACGGAGCTTCGCGATGGTTTGCACGACAACAGGTGACATAAATCTTATATCTTAAAACTGCGAAATGATTTAGCGTCTCTGGCCCTgtttacataaaacataaacCGGAAATACAGAATCCGGAAGTTTGCCAAAGAGCACACCTCCtttattttcaaattaaaagaagGGTTTAGTTAAAATCAGAAAATTGCTTGAAAGAAGTGTATAAAATAGATACAATAGACAGATAGATTCTAGTACTTAAGTCATGCTCACGCAGCGGGCCGTAGGATTTATATTTTGCTTAAGTCAGACATTTCCTTTCCCGAACATATAATGCGGTTACAATAACATCacggcttttattctgaaaactTCACAGGGGTGGCGAAGTTATCTTCTCTTGTGCTCCGTGCTGTGTATCTTCACACGAAGACAGAGGAGTGATGGTAAGACAGCGAGACATTTTATCTCACTCTACTAAAtatttacacattgtgtgtgaGTGGTTCAAAACTAGAGAGTGATGTTAACTGTCACTATAGGACAGAACTGTATGTTTACAAATTGTTGTTTATCCTTTAAATGTAAGAATAAAGTTAATATCCCTCCAACTGATTACATGTTGATGATCAAAGGTCAAAGTCAGGGTCACTGCGAGATGGTCAAGGTCTGGTCTCTAGTTGCCTCTAAGGATCAGAAGATACACTTTTAGTTTAATATGGACAGTGGACAGACCTCGACTCACTGCATGATTCAGCATTCTTTTAATTTTCATTCCTTTAGGCCACGGTCTGTTCAcccccttcacctcctccacctcctccatgctCATCTGGTGAAAACCAGTCTCGATCGGACAGCCCTCCATGCCCTAAACACGCTGCGGTGCCATGGTCTTCTGGTGAAAACCCTCCAGGTCAGGAGAATGGTTCACCAGGAGAGGGCTTTCAGGTAGgtgtcttcttttcttcctcagttTGGATGTATGTTGGAATGAGACCCTAAAACAGACGATAATCCCAAAAACCAGGGGGCAGCAGCTCCATCCCAGCTCTCAGAGCAAAACGGACCAACACAGGAACAAGAAGACAGCCTGTCTGATACAGAGGAGAAGTGGCCAGTACAGGAGACCGACCCCGCCCGAGAGGCATTGGAGGGCTCACAGGTAGATTATCGTTACATGGTCTTTTATCAcgcaaaaaaaacattttttgccTGTGAGAATTTACCTGTAATTACTCAATGTCTCCACTTGCAGCTCTTAGAGGCACCAGAACTGCAGCATGAAGGTGGAAACGACCAACATCCTGAGGATGACTTAACTGCATAAAAATAAAGAGAGTACTTGAAGACTGAGTTAGGTGTACCGGCAGGTAAAGTTACTTTCCTGTTGGACACTTTCCAGGTGGAGAGACAATTAGGCCTGTTTTTAAAAGGCTGATTGATAATAGGAACCTAAAGGCACCTAAAAAGTGACACTTTGATGCTGAAAAGTTGGACCTCCAGGACCTcagtgaaaagagaaaaaaaactggtatggttcttttttttgccaaaaatGTGCAATGCACCTGTCACATTCTTTACTCACCACTACTGAAAATAGACAATTAGAGTAATAATAAGGAAATGTTTCCCTTTAAACACTTCAATATTGATGTTGATATTTATCTatgttcatgtgtttatttaaaagcaATTTAAAATTCTGAAATTTTATGCTACATTTAGTTTTGAACGTTCACATATTGCTTTTCTTCACTGTTTTGAGGAGAAGACGTATGAATGATTGACGGCAGGCTTTAGGCCTCAGCTCTTCCTTGAATTTTCATCATACTGTTTGATTCTACAGATACTCACACACCAAGCATTGTCAGTTTCTGGTACTTGGAAGGCAGAGagaacaataaaacactctTTAATGAAACTGTGGACATTTAATACTATTCTACATGTTGTTTTGATAACTGTCAAAATGTGTATTACTTTCTTTTCACAGCCCTGTGAGGCTGATGTTTAGCCTGACATCTGTGGAGGGGAATGACTCAAACCGGTCTGGACCCAagtaagctaatgttagcaggcTCGCAGTTACAGTGCTAAATATAATGTTTATACATTCACATCTCAGTTTAGTGTG
Encoded proteins:
- the rnf11a gene encoding RING finger protein 11a — encoded protein: MGNCLFSQGADDLSLLNESEGGSLPGEPPPPYEGRTQSVPVYHPNPGESRLASQLTEEEQIRIAQRIGLIQHLPRGIFDPGSDPSDMKVKECVICMMDFEYGDPIRFLPCLHIYHVDCIDPWLMRSFTCPSCMEPVDAALLSTYETN